The genomic segment GTAAATGTTTTATCTCCAACCTCAATATCTGACGGCATAATCTTCGGATCTCCGCCCTGCGCCTCTATGATCTCTCTAAGTTTTGCCTCAGCCTTTCCCGACTTGATCATCTCTAGAGCAATCTCCTTCCCATTGCTTATGCCGCTCATCCCGATCAGAATGCCTGCAATGTTCACCGCCTTGTCTAATAGGTCGGGCACGTAACTCTCCCCTATTAATAGGGATAAAGCCTCTCTTGCTTCGAGGGCTGGACCTATTGCGCATCCTACAGGTTGCTCTCCATAGGTTACAGCACATTGAACTTTGATTCCTAGGCGCCTTCCAAGTTCAATAAAATCTTTCGCCAGAAGATCCGCATCGCCTATAGTCTTTACTTTTGTCCCTCTTCCCGTTGGAATATCAACGACAAGCATTTTGGCGCCAACCGCCTTCTTCTTACTCATTATCGATGGCAGAAGAAGCGGGTCTATGGAAAGCGGATGTTCAACCCTTATGAATATGTCGTCCGCGGGCGCCATGTCAAGTGCCCCTCCCCAAACGATACATCCATCAGTCCTCTCTACAACTTTCTCCATTTCGCTCTTAGACAATTGGACTGGCATGAGTATCTCCGCCCTGTCTGCCGTCCCTGCCGCCGATGTTATGGCTCGTGAAGAAGATTTTGGTATAGTCAAACCAGCGGCCGCGACGATTGGAACGACTAGCAGCGTCGTCTTGTCTCCAGGCACACCGCCAATAGAATGCTTGTCAACAATCAATTGTTTGTTTATTTTGAGAACGTTTCCCGTCTCCACCATCGCCATTGAAAGGCTCGTTGCTTCATCTAGGTCTAATCCATAGATGTGGAGGGATGTAACAAAAGAAGCAATCTCGATCTCGCTTAGATTCCCCTTGACTACGTCATTAACTATTTCGAGAATCTCTTCATAGGTAAGTTTCCTCCGTGCCAACTTATTCCTTATAAAGTATACAGATGCCGGTGGTGGCGAAACCTGAACTTCAACCTCATCGCCATCGCTTAGATTAAGGGCTTCTTTAACTTCCCTGTAAACTCCCAAAG from the Candidatus Bathyarchaeota archaeon genome contains:
- a CDS encoding AMP phosphorylase — translated: MNLKSKFLGLEAGGKKVVVLNREDADDLVVTSLERIRVRKDSREITAIVNITDMLIEKGTLGVYREVKEALNLSDGDEVEVQVSPPPASVYFIRNKLARRKLTYEEILEIVNDVVKGNLSEIEIASFVTSLHIYGLDLDEATSLSMAMVETGNVLKINKQLIVDKHSIGGVPGDKTTLLVVPIVAAAGLTIPKSSSRAITSAAGTADRAEILMPVQLSKSEMEKVVERTDGCIVWGGALDMAPADDIFIRVEHPLSIDPLLLPSIMSKKKAVGAKMLVVDIPTGRGTKVKTIGDADLLAKDFIELGRRLGIKVQCAVTYGEQPVGCAIGPALEAREALSLLIGESYVPDLLDKAVNIAGILIGMSGISNGKEIALEMIKSGKAEAKLREIIEAQGGDPKIMPSDIEVGDKTFTVRSDKKGFVLWINNASLVELARLAGAPKDKGAGVYLHKKLGDAVGEDDPLFTIYANSSVKLQRAIDELEGSYVLGVGERRDMLIHEIREIPVTKKTFMIDR